The Alphaproteobacteria bacterium genome includes the window GCATTACACTTAAAAACTGCTGGCCATGTAGGACAAGTGGTTTTGCAAAAAGGTGATATTACCCGTTCCGAAACTATGGAAGGCAAGCTTGATAACTCCTATGCAGTTGTTAATTTAGTGGGCGCACTCTATGAGCGTGGCC containing:
- a CDS encoding NmrA family NAD(P)-binding protein, with amino-acid sequence MSLKQQVVTVVGGTGFLGRYVVRELTKAGFTVRVISRRPEAALHLKTAGHVGQVVLQKGDITRSETMEGKLDNSYAVVNLVGALYERG